A DNA window from Clavibacter sepedonicus contains the following coding sequences:
- a CDS encoding YhgE/Pip domain-containing protein has translation MTTRTVRRRLAVALVAIVPLAVAGLFIGSLSDVAKGVERVPAAIVNQDEIVQQKAADGTESPVLAGRLLVTQLTSDDNQAFDWTITNADEAQRMRDDGEVYAVLTVPKDFSASIVSLSTDAPKRADISVKTDDAHGYLTGAATQAVGVGMTSVFGNAITSQFVSGIYTTFGGLKGSLTDAGAGADKLADGATQLSSGATTLGDGITQLGDGVGQSQQGASKLADGLGTYTGGVSQLSSGLDRLQTGAAGLSQVSDGVGQYAGGAGQIAAQVQGIRQQLAANPQSAPIAAQLEPLEQGLDQYAAQGQTLATQAAAGIQGVQQGIGQSASGASQLAANGGALVSGARQLSDGLGQLRIGTTSAATGAGDLATGADALSSGATELGTGLTQGAEQIPSLDADQASQASGVVADPVGLTVERENEIGNPGDAIAAIFVPIGLWLGAFATFLVLRPAARRLLASSAATGRVMGRVLARAALIALAQVVLLVALVHAALGLSLALLPATLGFAAVAAAAFTAIHYLLRQAFGRAGLVVSLILLAIQAAAMGGVIPLQLVAAPFQAISPFLPLTYAASGMQAIIAGGAPGVAWSAAGVLAVFLLLSLAVSYLVTRHSRRARSLGLVPGASPASVAVAV, from the coding sequence ATGACCACCCGCACCGTACGCCGACGGCTCGCCGTCGCCCTCGTCGCGATCGTGCCCCTCGCGGTCGCCGGCCTCTTCATCGGCTCGCTCTCCGACGTGGCGAAGGGCGTCGAGCGCGTGCCCGCCGCCATCGTCAACCAGGACGAGATCGTGCAGCAGAAGGCCGCGGACGGCACCGAGTCGCCCGTGCTCGCGGGCCGCCTGCTCGTCACGCAGCTGACCAGCGACGACAACCAGGCCTTCGACTGGACCATCACCAACGCCGACGAGGCCCAGCGGATGCGCGACGACGGCGAGGTCTACGCGGTGCTGACGGTGCCGAAGGACTTCTCCGCGTCGATCGTGTCGCTGTCGACGGACGCCCCGAAGCGGGCCGACATCAGCGTGAAGACGGACGACGCGCACGGCTACCTGACGGGCGCGGCCACGCAGGCCGTGGGCGTCGGCATGACGAGCGTGTTCGGCAACGCCATCACCTCGCAGTTCGTCTCCGGCATCTACACGACGTTCGGCGGCCTCAAGGGATCGCTCACGGACGCGGGGGCGGGCGCCGACAAGCTGGCCGACGGCGCCACCCAGCTCTCCTCCGGCGCGACGACGCTCGGCGATGGGATCACGCAGCTCGGCGACGGCGTCGGGCAGTCCCAGCAGGGGGCGTCGAAGCTGGCGGACGGGCTCGGCACGTACACGGGTGGCGTCTCGCAGCTCTCCTCCGGGCTCGACCGGCTGCAGACCGGTGCCGCGGGGCTGTCGCAGGTCTCCGACGGCGTCGGGCAGTACGCGGGCGGTGCCGGGCAGATCGCGGCGCAGGTCCAGGGGATCCGGCAGCAGCTCGCCGCGAACCCGCAAAGCGCGCCCATCGCGGCGCAGCTCGAGCCGCTCGAGCAGGGGCTCGACCAGTACGCGGCGCAGGGGCAGACCCTCGCGACGCAGGCGGCCGCCGGGATCCAGGGCGTGCAGCAGGGCATCGGGCAGAGCGCGTCCGGCGCGTCGCAGCTCGCGGCCAACGGCGGAGCGCTCGTCTCGGGCGCGCGCCAGCTCAGCGACGGCCTCGGCCAGCTGCGCATCGGAACGACCTCGGCGGCGACGGGTGCGGGCGACCTCGCCACCGGCGCGGACGCGCTGTCCTCCGGCGCGACCGAGCTCGGCACCGGCCTCACGCAGGGCGCGGAGCAGATCCCGTCGCTCGACGCCGACCAGGCGTCCCAGGCGTCGGGCGTCGTCGCGGATCCGGTCGGCCTCACGGTCGAGCGCGAGAACGAGATCGGCAACCCGGGCGACGCGATCGCCGCGATCTTCGTGCCCATCGGCCTCTGGCTCGGCGCGTTCGCGACCTTCCTCGTGCTGCGCCCGGCGGCCCGCCGGCTGCTCGCGTCGTCGGCCGCGACCGGCCGCGTGATGGGGCGCGTGCTCGCGCGCGCCGCCCTCATCGCGCTCGCCCAGGTCGTCCTGCTCGTGGCGCTCGTGCACGCCGCCCTCGGGCTCTCCCTCGCGCTGCTGCCCGCCACCCTCGGGTTCGCCGCGGTCGCCGCGGCGGCCTTCACGGCGATCCACTACCTGCTCCGGCAGGCGTTCGGCCGGGCCGGGCTCGTGGTGTCGCTGATCCTGCTGGCCATCCAGGCCGCGGCGATGGGCGGCGTGATCCCGCTGCAGCTCGTGGCCGCGCCGTTCCAGGCGATCAGCCCGTTCCTGCCGCTCACCTACGCGGCGTCGGGGATGCAGGCGATCATCGCGGGTGGCGCCCCGGGGGTGGCGTGGAGCGCGGCGGGCGTGCTGGCGGTGTTCCTGCTGCTGAGCCTCGCGGTCTCGTACCTGGTGACGCGGCACTCGCGTCGGGCGAGGAGCCTCGGGCTCGTGCCCGGGGCGTCGCCGGCCTCGGTCGCCGTCGCCGTCTGA
- a CDS encoding putative quinol monooxygenase: MSTTVHLEIQVDESRLADVADVLAETLQATRAFAGNEGLDVLVDDADPARMIVVEQWASTADHDAYVAWRATPEGAARLGEVLAAPPVTRVFSGRIALAL, encoded by the coding sequence ATGAGCACCACCGTGCACCTCGAGATCCAGGTCGACGAGAGCCGCCTGGCCGACGTCGCCGACGTCCTCGCCGAGACCCTCCAGGCCACCCGCGCCTTCGCGGGCAACGAGGGCCTCGACGTCCTCGTCGACGACGCCGACCCGGCCCGCATGATCGTCGTGGAGCAGTGGGCGTCGACCGCCGACCACGACGCGTACGTCGCCTGGCGCGCCACGCCCGAAGGCGCCGCCCGCCTCGGCGAGGTGCTGGCCGCTCCGCCCGTGACCCGCGTGTTCAGCGGGCGCATCGCGCTCGCGCTGTAG
- a CDS encoding sugar phosphate isomerase/epimerase family protein: MIRVGMSTTCVYPQPVENAFVMAKRAGFDGVEIMVTNDEVTQDADALRALTEKHGLPILSIHAPVLLLTHFVWGRDPKVKLERSAELARAVGAPAVVVHPPFRWQAGYAESFLDIVRSIQAETGVEIAVENMFPWQVAGRSMKAYSPGWDPRDMDCGATTLDFSHASLSGQDTLEMAKALGPRLRHVHLCDGSGSQDDGRILDEHLLPGRGTQPVAETLRWLAEQGWQGGVVAEVNTRKAKTEDQRLAMLIETREFAQRQLRLDTAPEKTPVAPPVVSGYQRLRTALRRDR; encoded by the coding sequence GTGATCCGAGTAGGCATGAGCACGACCTGCGTGTACCCCCAGCCCGTCGAGAACGCCTTCGTCATGGCCAAGCGCGCCGGATTCGACGGCGTCGAGATCATGGTGACGAACGACGAGGTCACCCAGGACGCCGACGCCCTGCGCGCCCTGACGGAGAAGCACGGCCTACCGATCCTCTCCATCCACGCGCCCGTCCTGCTGCTCACGCACTTCGTGTGGGGCCGGGACCCGAAGGTGAAGCTGGAGCGGTCCGCCGAGCTCGCCCGTGCCGTGGGCGCGCCCGCCGTCGTCGTGCACCCGCCGTTCCGCTGGCAGGCCGGCTACGCCGAGTCGTTCCTCGACATCGTGCGCTCCATCCAGGCGGAGACCGGCGTCGAGATCGCGGTCGAGAACATGTTCCCGTGGCAGGTCGCCGGCCGCAGCATGAAGGCGTACTCCCCCGGATGGGATCCGCGGGACATGGACTGCGGCGCCACCACGCTCGACTTCTCGCACGCCTCCCTCTCCGGCCAGGACACGCTCGAGATGGCCAAGGCCCTCGGACCGCGCCTGCGCCACGTGCACCTCTGCGACGGCTCCGGCTCGCAGGACGACGGCCGCATCCTCGACGAGCACCTCCTCCCCGGCCGCGGCACGCAGCCCGTCGCGGAGACGCTGCGCTGGCTCGCCGAGCAGGGTTGGCAGGGCGGCGTCGTCGCCGAGGTCAACACCCGCAAGGCCAAGACCGAGGACCAGCGGCTCGCCATGCTCATCGAGACGCGCGAGTTCGCGCAGCGACAGCTCCGACTCGACACCGCGCCGGAGAAGACGCCCGTCGCGCCGCCCGTGGTGTCCGGGTACCAGCGGCTCCGCACCGCCCTCCGCCGCGACAGGTGA
- a CDS encoding fructosamine kinase family protein, translating into MAAAGSGGHGSTDAFRKERLDAPRGFFEAEAAGLAWLAEVEPAGGARVVLVLDVAPGRIELERLAPARPTRDAARALGAALAVTHDAGAPAFGSPPAGLDGPAFIGRQSLSVLAGADAGDDPGEGWGAWYARERVLPYLRRAVDAGNATSAQAADVERACDLAADGRFDDPAPPARIHGDLWSGNVQWTDTGAVLIDPAAHGGHRETDLAMLALFGCPGIDDVLGAYADTGSLGAGWRARMPLHQLHPLAVHAASHGPSYGDALHDAARAVLRM; encoded by the coding sequence ATGGCGGCTGCGGGATCGGGCGGGCACGGGAGCACTGACGCGTTCCGGAAGGAGCGGCTCGACGCGCCGCGCGGCTTCTTCGAGGCCGAGGCCGCGGGGCTCGCCTGGCTGGCGGAGGTGGAGCCCGCCGGGGGCGCGCGCGTGGTACTGGTGCTCGACGTCGCGCCCGGCCGCATCGAGCTCGAGCGCCTCGCGCCCGCCCGGCCGACCCGGGACGCCGCCCGCGCGCTCGGCGCGGCGCTCGCCGTCACGCACGACGCCGGCGCGCCCGCCTTCGGGTCCCCGCCCGCCGGGCTCGACGGCCCGGCCTTCATCGGCCGACAGTCGCTCTCGGTGCTCGCCGGCGCCGATGCCGGGGACGACCCGGGGGAGGGCTGGGGCGCCTGGTACGCCCGCGAGCGCGTGCTGCCGTACCTCCGTCGCGCGGTCGACGCCGGCAACGCGACCTCCGCGCAGGCGGCCGACGTGGAGCGGGCTTGCGACCTCGCCGCCGACGGCCGGTTCGACGACCCGGCGCCGCCCGCGCGGATCCACGGCGACCTCTGGTCGGGCAACGTGCAGTGGACGGACACCGGTGCCGTCCTCATCGACCCGGCCGCCCACGGCGGCCACCGCGAGACCGACCTCGCGATGCTCGCGCTCTTCGGCTGCCCCGGCATCGACGACGTCCTCGGCGCGTACGCGGACACCGGATCCCTCGGCGCCGGCTGGCGCGCCCGCATGCCGCTGCACCAGCTGCATCCGCTCGCCGTGCACGCCGCGTCGCACGGACCGTCCTACGGCGACGCGCTGCACGACGCGGCCCGCGCG